CACGGACGCCGATCTGGCATCCACCTTCGCCAGCGCCATGCTCCCCGACGGTGCGACCAACCTGACCGGGATCGACGACCCGGAGCTCACCGCGGCCGTCAACGACCTCAAGGCCGCTGCTGACGTCGACGCCCAGAAGGAGGCGCTCACCCGCCTCCAGGAGGTCTTCAACGAGGTGCAGCCGTTCACCGTGATGGCCAACGCCGAGCAGTACGTCACGGTCTCCGACACCGTCGGCGGACTCACCCCGACCGTGGCCTCGACGGTCCTCTACGACGGCGCCTACGTGCAGGAGTGACACCTGATCGGAAGTGACACCGGTCCAGGAGTGGTTCCTGACCAGGAGTGATCCCCGCCGGCCGTGACCGGCAGACCCCACTCCGCCCCACGGGCCCCGGGCTCTCGCCCTTCGGCGAGGCCGCCCGGGGCCCCCCTTTGCCTTCACGACCTCCACGCGCACACCTCCACGTGCACCACCGACCATGCGGAGGGTCGCCATGCCCACCGCTCCCCCATCCCACCCACCAGATCCACCAGGAGAACAGATGACCCGCGCCACCAGCGCCCTGGCCGTCCTCGCCGCGACCACCCTCGCCCTCACCGCCTGCGGAGGCGGTGACACCCAGTCCACCGGATCCGCGTCCGGCGCCACCGCCCCGGACCAGTCCGAGCGGTGCACCGAGGACCGGGTCGGCGGGACCATCACCGTGGGCGAGTACGCCATGCTCCCGACCTTCGCGCCCGGCCAGGGGATGTTCGGTGTCCGCGGGGCCGCCGAGTCCGCCGCGGTCTACGACCGGCTCATGCGGTGGAACCCGGAGGCCGAGGAGTTCGAGCCCAAGCTCGCCGAGTCCCTCGAGTCGAACGACGACAACACGGTCTGGACGCTGACGCTGCGCGACGGGGTCACCTTCTCCAACGGTGACCCACTCACCGCCGAGGATGTGGCGTTCACCATCGATCTGCACAAGGACCCGGCCACGCGCTCCAACGCCATGACGGACGCGATGCAGGTCGAGCAGACCCGCGTCGTGGACCCGCTCACCGTCGAGTTCACTCTCGCCGAATCCTGGGCGGGCTTCCCGATCCTGCTCGCCGGCGCTGCCGGCGAGGTGATCCCCGAGGCCGCCTACGAGGCCACGGGACCCGAGGACTGGGCGCGCGATCCGATCGGTGCGGGTGCGTTCACCGTGGCGTCCTACACCCCGGACCAGGAGGTCGTGCTGGAGCCCAATCCGGACTACTACGGCGGTCCGGTCTGTCCCACCCTGCGCTTCATCCGCATCCCCGGCTCCCAGGGCACCTACGAGGCGTTCCAGACCGGGGAACTGCAGGTGGGCTTCCTGCGCGGGGCCAAGACCGTCACCGCCGCCCAGGACGAGGGCGAGCAGGGGTTCGAGGTGATCACCAGTGCGGGGTCGATCGTCAACCTCAATGCCGGCGCGGCCGGATACGACGGGGTCCTCACCGATGAGCGGGCCCGCCGGGCCTTCGCCCACGCCCTCGACCGAGACCTGATCGACCAGCGTCTGACCGGCGGGCTCGGACAACCCACCGCCGCGCTCATCGCCGAGTCCTCGCGCTTCTTCGACGGTCTCGAGGGACCGCAGTTCGACGTCGAGCAGGCGCGGACCCTCGTCGACGAGGTCAAGGCCGACCGGCCCGAGTGGGACGGTTCCCTCACGTTGCTGGTGGCGGACAGCCCCGAGAACATGGAGACCGGTGTGGCGATCAAGGCGTTGCTGGACGCCGCCGGCTTCGACGTGACCATCCAGAGCGCGCCCGTGGCGCAGGTCGTCGCACGGCAGTTCACCAGCGACTTCGAGGCGGTCGTGGGCGGGCTGTCACCGTCTGACGCCGATCCGGCGTCCACCTTCGCCAGTGCCATGACCCCCGGCGGATCGCTCAACCTCTCCGGCGTCGACGATCCCGAGCTGACCGCTGCGGTCACGGCGTTCAAGGCGGCGCCGGACCTGGAGTCGCAGAAGGAGGCGCTGGACGCCCTGCAGGAGGTCTACAACCGCGTGGTGCCGTTCGCGGTGATCGCCAACGCGGAGGAGTACGTGGTGGTCGACGGTTCCGTCAGGGGCGTCGCGCCCACCCTGTTCTCGACGATGATGTTCGACGGCGCCTACGTAAAGCAGTGACCGACGGCTGAAGGCCCCGGGTCCCCGCCGTGACGGCGGGGTCCCGGGGCCTTCGCGGTATGTCACACCACGTCCTGCCTCACCAACCGGTTCTCACCAACGGGTGCTCACCAACCAGTGAAACCCGGGGCGACCGTCGGCCACGGTGCTGCGGCCTCGAGTTGGCCCGACAGCCTCAGCAGGATGTCCTCCCGGGCGTAGTCGGCGACCAGCTGCACCCCCACCGGCATGCCCCGGGCGTCGGTGCCCGCCGGCAGGGAGATCGCGGGCTGGCCTGAGAGGTTGAACATGCTGGTGGCGGCAGAGAACGTCGACGACCGCGTCCACATGGAGCCCGGGTCGGTGACGTCGAGGAAGCCCAGCTCCGGGGTGGTGGCCGGCATCGTCGGCAGCAGGAGCGCGTCGACGCCGGCGTCGTGGAACAGTTCGGCGATCCGCCAGCCGGTGCGCTGGGCCGTCTGCAGGGCGCGGGCCACGCGCGGCGCGGTCAGCGAACCGGCGTTGTCGAGGATCGCCAGGGTCCACGGTTCCAGGTCGCCCTCGCGGAGCTCCCGGCCCAACGCGGCGAGCCGGTCCTCGACGCTCGCGCGCAGGCTCGCACCCATGATGTCGCCGAGGGCCGTCATCGACTCGATCACGTCGATGCCCAGCTCCACCTCGGTCAGCTGGTGCCCGAGTCCGGACAGGTGAGACGCCGTCCGGTCCACGGCCGCCGAGCACTCGGGGTCGGTCGGGAACGGACCCGGGGCGGTGCGCATCACCCCGATCCGCAGGACCCCTGGGTCGATCCCGACCTCCTCCACGAACGGCCGCTGCGGGGTCGGGGCACCGTAGGCGTCACCGGGCACATGGCCCGCCACCGCGTCCAGCAACGCCGCGCTGTCACGGACGGAGGTGGTCACGGCGTGGTGGTACGAGATCGGCGCCGCGAGCGCGGCGGGATGTGGCCAGGTCGGGACCCGACCCCGGCTGGGCTTGAGCCCGACCAACCCGCACATCGCAGCGGGGATGCGGATCGACCCTCCGCCGTCCGTGGCGTGCGCGACCGGCACCATGCCCGACGCCACCGCCGCCGCCGACCCGCCGCTGGAGCCCCCGGTAGAGCGCGAGGTGTCCCAGGGGTTGCGGCAGGGCCCGTACAGGAGCGACTCGGTGGTGGTGGTCTTGCCGAGTTCGGGCACGTTGGTGGTGCCCAACACGACCATGCCCGCGGCCTTGTACCGCCGGACGACAGCGCTGTCGACGGTCGCGACGACGTCGGCGAACAGCCGGGAACCGTCAGTGGCGGGCTGCCCCGCCACGTCGGTGCCGAGGTTCTTGATGGCGATCGGCACGCCACGGAGCGGGCCGTCCGGCAGACCGGCCGCCACCTCGGCCCGGGCCTCGTCGAACCGGGTGGAGACGATGGCGTTGAGTGCCGGATCGAGCGACTCGATCCGGCCGATCGCCTGCTCGAGCACCTCGGCGGGGTCTGTGCTGCCGGAGCGGACGTCCGCTGCCAGCGCGAGCGCGTCGCGCCGGGGCGGGGTGGGGGTGTCGTTCACGGTGGGGCCTTTCGGGACGGGGCACCGGAGGTGGCGGGGTGGTGGGCGGGGACGGGGGTCAGCCCCAGCGGGACTGTCCGCCGTCGAGGGGGATGGTCGCCCCGCTGAGGTAGGAGGCCTCGGACGAGCACAGCCAGGCCACGGGACGGCCGATGTCCTCGAGGGGGTCGCCCACGCGGCCCGCGGGGATGCTCGCCACGAACTCCTCGGCCTCTTCGGGGTTGTTCTCCATCCACCAGTCCAGTCCGGGGCTGTGGGCGTGCGGCGCCACGTTGAGGGCGCGGATGCCCTCGGCCGCCCACTCGTAGGCGGCGGCGCGGGTCAGGGCGCGCACTGCCTCCTTGACGGCGGAGTAGACGCCGTAGTTTGCGGCGTCCCACCGGACGGCGGCGGCGGTCACGAGGTTGATGATGGTGCCGCCACCGCGCTTGGCCATCTCGGGCCGGGCCAGCTTCATCAGGCTCAGGGAGACGCGGGGGCCACCCTCGAAGGCCTTGCGGAAGTCGTCGTCCGGGTAGTCGGACAGCGGCAGCGGCATGGCCATGTTCGCGTTGTTGATGAGGATGTCCACTCCCCCGAAGCGCTCGACGGCCGTGGCGATGATCGTCTCCGGTGCGCCGTCGGTGATGATGTCCGCCGACAGGGTGTCGGCGGTCCCCCCGGCGGCGTGGATCTCCTCGGCGACCTTCTCGAGCTTGCGCAGTTTGCGGCCGACCAGCAGGACGGAGGCGCCCGACTCGGCGAGCCCGAGCGCGATGCCGCGGCCGACTCCCTGCCCGCCGCCGGTGACGATGGCGACCTTGCCGGCCAACCGGTTCTCGCGTGCGGCGCCCGGTTCCGCAGCGGCCACGGGGTTCGGCGTCACGGGGGTCGAGGTCACGGGGTTCGAGGTCACAGCGCCGGCGTTCTCGGCGCCGGCGTTCTCGGTGTTCTGTGCGGTGGTGTCGGTCATGGGGTCCTCCGGGGTCGGTGCGGGAATCTGTGGAAGTCGGATCGGGGCGCCGCGGCGATCATGCCGTGGCGAAGGTGACGAGGCCGGCGATCACCACGAGGGAGATCACGGCGGAGCGGAACACGTGGGTGGGCAGGCGCATGGCGATGCCGATTCCGAGTTGGTTGGCCAGGACGCCGACGACGGTGCAGGACACGATCATGGGCAGCAGGGCGTGGACATCGATCTCGGTGCCCGACCACAACAGCGCGAGGGAGACCAGGCTGGTGATGACGAAGTACCCGGCGAGGTCGGCGATGAAGCCCATCGGCGGCAGCCTGGCCCGGCTGAGCAGCAGGACGACCGGCGGCCCGTTGAGGGACGTGGTGGTGGAGAAGTACCCGCTGATCGCCCCGGTGAGGGCGGTCGCGATCGTGGAGGGCGGCCGGGGTGACCTGGCCGCGGGCAGCGCCATCGCGACCCCACACAGCACGGTGATCGCACCGGCCGCCGGTTTGAGGTGTTCCTCGGGGAGGAGGTTGACCGTCTGCACGCCAAGCCAGGCCCCCGGCACGCTCGCCAGTCCCAGCACCGCCACGCGCCGCCAGTTGATGTGATCGCGCAACTGCACGGTGACGCCCACCCTGGTGACCAGGGCCACGACCAGGTTCACCACGACCGTCTCGGCCAGGCCGATCCCCGCCATCAGCATCAACGGAGTGGCGAGGAGGGAGGTGCCGAATCCGGTGGCACCTCCGACCACCGAGGCCGCCGCCACGCACAGCACCGCGATGACGGTCAGCTCCACGCGTCACCGCCACGGCCCCTGTGGCGGCCCCTGTTCCGGCCACCGTCACGGCCACACTCGCGCCGGGTCGGGATCGCACCGTCCGTCCGCGCCGTCACTGCCCGCCGGCGGGGGCGAGGTGATTGTCGGTGAGCTGGAAGCTCGGGACGTCCTTGAGGTTGATCATCGCCTCGTAGGTGCGCTTGTAGCCGGTGCTCGTGATGACCCAGCGCCCGTCCTGGCGTGCGTAGGTGTCCTCGTAGAAGGCGCTGCCGAAGATCATCGTGTCGAAGGCGGGGACGATCACCCGGTCCTGCAGGTACCAACGACCGGTGGCGGTGTCGCCGTCCACCTCGATCTCGGGGTGGTGGGCCTGGTGCTCGGTGATCACGTCGTCGGTCATCTGCCCCTTGAGCCCCGCCACCACCTCGTCCCGGCCGGTGTACGACAGCCGCTTGCCGTAGGAGGCCGAGACCTCGGGCGCGAGGGTCCCGGCGAGCTCGTCCCACAGGCGCAGGTCCACGCAGCGCAGGTAGCGGTACTTCAGTGACTTGATCGCGTCGACGTCGTCGCGGCGGTCGTTGGTGGTCATCATCGGGCCTTTCGAACGAGTTGCGGGGCGCGTAATCCACACCCGTCAACCAGACTGTAGTCAATTGTGTACAGTTTGGGAATGGAAAGCGAGAACCGATCCGACGACGACGAGGACGGCCTCCCCGGACCGCCCCCGCCCGACTCCGCCCCCACCCGGGCTCCCGGCGCCGACTCCGCCCGGGCACACGGTGCCGCGCGAGCCCGCCCGACGGGCCGCGACGAGGTCCGCTCCGCCGTCCTGCGCGAGGCCCGGCGACTGCTGTCCGAGCGGGGCCCCCACGTTCCGCTGCGCGATATCGCGGACGCCGCGGACGTCAACCTCGGGCTGATCCACCGGCACGTCGGCCGGAAGGACGCCCTGCTGACCACCGTCATGCAAGAGGCGGTTCGCCTCGGCGCCGCGCGGCTCGAGCACCTCGACGATGCGGGCGAGGCCGTGCGCGGCATGCTGCTCGGCTCCACCGCACACCCGGAGATCAGCCGGCTCCTGGCGTGGTTGGCATTGGACAGCGAGGCGGCGTTCCCGCCGATGGTCGACCCCGCCGAACGCCCGGCCGCCGCCCTGAGGCGGATGACCTCTCCCCCTCCGGCCGGGGACGTCGAGCTACTGCTGATCTTCACCGCCGTCTACGCGTGGCCGGTGTTGCGGGGCGCGCTACTCGACACCCTCGACATCCCCGCCGACCGGCGGGAGGACATCGACGAACAGCTCGCCGACCTCCTCGCCCGCGTCGTGACAGGACAAGGCTGAGTAGTCAGAGGCTGATCGGCCGGGCACGCAGCGGACAGACGCCGAGCGGACGGGCCCCCTACCCGAGGTCCGCCTCCTGCACGTTGTAGGCGACATCGGTGAACTCGAGTTCGATGTAGGTGAACCACTCCCCTGTCTCCGGGTCGAGCCAGCGTGCCTCGCCGACCGAGGGCAGCCGGACGCCGTGGAAGTCGCGGCGCCCGAACATGGGAGTCGACCAGGGTTGGCGGGCGAAAGAAGAACCGTCGCCGGACGCCCGGAGGCGGTCCTCGGAGTGGAAGTCGACGAGATCGCCGGAGTCGTCGAAGATCACGTCGGCCGTCACGCTCTGGTCACCGGTGGTGAAGACCCCGCGGACCCGGTTGCGGTCGACCTCGGTCCACTCGACCGGCGCGTCGACCAGGGCTCCGGGCGCCAGCAGCACGAGGTCGTTGAACACGGTGACCGTCTCCCCGCGGTCCATCTCGGGGCCGGCGGAGTCGAGGACCGTCACGAGGGACAGCAGTCTGCCGCGCATCGTGGCCGCGGTGTCGGCGTAGGAGTGCAGGACGGTGACGGGCAGTCCGGCCCTGGTGGCGTCGATGAGGAACACCCGCTGCGGCCGGGGGCCATAGGTGTTGAACTGCTCGCCGGTGAAGGGCATCCACTCGGATTCGGGGCCGCTGCGGATGCGGCCGCGGAGCTCGGCGTGGACGTTGACGACCCGGGGCATCCCGACCGCGCCGGTGCGTCGCACGTAGGTGGCCAGCGGGCCGGGTAGTACCTCGAGGTCCGCTTCCGTGAGCACCGGAGGGTCCGCCTGCTGCCCGCGGACCGCGCTGGTGGCCTGGTCGCGCCACTGCGCGTGGAAGCTGGTCGGACCCTCCGCGAGGAACCCGTAACCGGCCACGATCACCAACAGCACGGTCACCGCGGTGCCGGCTCTGGCATCACTCCACGAGGTGACGATCGCCGCCTGCGAGACGACCGCCGCCACCGCGGCGAGGACCCACCACCAGGTCCGCGCACCGACGGCCAGGGTCGCCGCGGTGGCGAGCACCAGGAGCGCGGCGAGCAGCCAGAGCGCGGCTCCGGCCGGGCCGATCGGCTGGGTCAGCTGCGCGATCTCGGCCCAGCCGAACCCCTTCGCGGCCCCCGGCAGGTGGAGCAGACCGTGCCCGACCAGTACCACCACGACGATCCATCGCAGTGCGGTGAGCATTCCCGTCACCTTCCCACCTCAGCTACGAGGGCGCTCCCCGGCAGTCGGCTGTTCCGGTGGGGTCTCGCCCCGCCCCATCGCTGATCCGGCGTCACCCGGCTCGGGTTCGACCGGCTCCTCCGGCCCCTGGTCCAGACGGAACGGCGGGTACTCGTCGCGCAGGAGCAACACGTACGAGCCGACCCGGTAGACCCAGCGGTTCAGGCCCACGATCAGGTTGAAGAGTCCGGGCAGGTAGCGACCGGTGAACAACAGCCCGATCGCCGCGATCAGCACGAGTAGGCCCACCAACGAGAAGTTCCACCCGGCGTCGCCGTCCTCCGAGGCACTGCTCAGGGCCGCTCCGCCTCCGGTGAGGATCCCCACGATGAACAGGTGCGGGATCACCAGCAGCCACCACTTGACCAACACCAGACCGCGGGAGAGCTGCCCGGGGTAGGCCACGTCCAACCCGGCCGGGTAGTCGGCCGGCGCCAGCGAGAAGGGTGGGTACCGGTCCGTGCCGAGCGCGGAGTAGGCGTAGAACCCGACGCGCCAGTTCCACCGCAGCACCCCGACGCTGAACATGAACCACGACCGCGGGTAGCGGCCGGTGAACAGGATCGCGAACCCCGAGGCGATGGTGGTGACCACCAACCCGAACCACAGCAGTGCCATCACGATGTAGTGCGGGATCGCCAGCGCCCACTTGATCAGCCACATCGCGCGGGAGACGCCGGGGTCCAGGTGACCGCTCAGGCGCAGCGGGTCGGGACCGGCAGCAGCGCCGGGGACGCCCACGCCGGGCCCGCGGTCGATGTCGCGCCCCAGGCCTGCGGCGCCGAGGAGGATCAACGGCAGCCCCAGCACCAGAGCCACGATCCCGGAGACCAGGGCGCCGGGATTGGCCAGCCCGAACAGCTCGGTGTGGGCGCCCACCTGCACGTCGACCCACACCGGTCGCGTGCCGTCGGCGTTCATCACCACGACCACCCAGTCGCCGGACTGCAGTTCGACGGTGATCGTCTGCTGATCGGAGCCCGTGGCGGACTGGGTCCAGAAGTCCTGCTCGGCGGGCGGTTCGGGGGCGCGGGTGCCGGGCACCTCGTCGAGCACGGTGTCGTCGAACACGGTGTCGTCGTCGGCCCCCGAACCCCACGCCATCGGATTGTCGACGGAGTAGCCGGTATCCCACGGGTCGTCGCCGAATACGGCGTGCGGGACATCGCTGAGATAGGCCGAGACGTCGGCCGCATCGGCGATGCCGATGAACACGTCCTGATCGGGGACCACCGACGTCGCGCGCAACTGGAGCGAGATCAGGTCATCGAGGCTGAACGTGCCTACGCTGACACCCTCGTCGACGTGGACCGTGAGGGGCGTGGTCGTGATCGCGTGACCGACGGTCTGGACTCGGTCGGTGTCGGTGTAGGCGTACCGACCGTCTCGCTGGGAGGCTTCGGCCACCATGAGGGCCGCTCCCGTCGCCGTCAATCCGAGGCCGAACGCGGCGAGGAGGACCCCCGCGACGAGCATGACCCAGTTCAGGGGGCGCGTACGAGGAGGCTCCTGGACGGATGTAGAGAAGGGTCCGGATGGGGCAGTCTGTGGAGTTGCCATGATGGGTCCTTGACGAGAAGGGTGCGGATCCACCAGCACCAGCGCATCCGCCTTCAATGCATGACTCTACGCTTATACAGCCAGCGTGATGCGCACTACTTGTGGAGTGTCAACCCCGGCCCCAACCCCGACCCCGACCTCGACCCCGATCATCCCCGGCCCGGTCCCGGCCCCGAGGGGAGAGACCCCCACCGACGCCGGACCCGTCCTACTGTTTCTCCTCGATCAGGGCCGGAGACCATGAGTGTCGAACATGAACTGGAGCAGGGGACGATGGCGTACACACCCGGACTCGGTCGGACCCCGCGGATCGTGGCGATCAGACTCGGGACCGCCGCGCTGGCTGCTGCCGGCACTCTGGCGCTGGCCCGATGGTGGCCGTTCGGCTCCGCTCCCGGCGAGAACACCGTTCTGACCCTCGTCGCCGCAGCGATCGGGGTGATCGCGCTCGGACTCACCATTCCCAAGGTCACCGAGGGGTGGCCGGTGCGGGTGACTCCGGCCCCGGACGCAGTGGTGATCCCCGCCCGGCGGCTGACCATAGCCCAGCCCCTGGCCGTCACGATGTTCCTGGCGGGACTCGCGGGCGTGTTCGGTTCCGCGGGCGGGGTCGAGGGCCCACGCGGCACGTCGCCCGTGGGGTGGGCACTGGTCGCCGCGCTCTGCGCCTTCGGTCTGACGTATCTGATGGTGCAGCGACCGTGGCGGCGACGCATCGAGTTACGCAGCGATGCGCTCGTCCTGGGCGCGGGCGAGGAGGCCTCACACATCCCGTGGGACGACATCGCCGCGATCAGGCAGGCTCCGCTCGTGTCCACCGCCACCTCGGGCCCGGAGCACATGCGCGCGTACAACGCGGCCGCGATCACCGTCGACCGCCATTCAGACACCCGGCGCCCCCGCACGCGCCGGCTCGAGGACCACTACCCCACCGGCGATCTGGCCTGCCCGTTCTCCACCCTGCTCCCGGCGCTCCAGCATCTCGCTGCCCATCCCGCCGCCCGCACGCTCCTCGCGAACCCCGATCAGGCGCGCCGGTTGTTCACGGGTGACCTCGCCCCCACCGAGGAGAAGCACTGAAGGAAGGGACGCGGGGGGCAGGGTTGCGGGTCGGAGCGAGCGGGTCAGGGTTGCGGGTCTGTCATCAGTGTCGCGGCGCCGCGAACCCCGTGGCGGGCAGCGAGTGGAACCCGCGCGTGAACGGCGAGAGCGCCCGGACCGCGGCGCCCTGATCGACCCCGACCGTCGGGTGCGCGGCGTACAGCTCCTCCACGGCTATCCGCGCCTGCAGACGCGCGAAATGCGACCCGATGCAGAAGTGCGGACCACGGGAGAAGCTGAGGTGTCCGGAGATCTCACGGGTGATGTCGAACTGCTCGGCGGTGGGGCCGAACTCGCGCTCGTCACGGTTGGCCGACGCGTAGAGCATCATCACCTTCTCCCCCTCAGGGATGGTGGTCCCGCCCACGACGACCTCCCGGGTGGTGGTGCGGGCAAGCCCCTGAACGCTCGACTCGAATCGCAGGCACTCCGAGAGCGCCCCGGGGATCAGCCCCGGGTCCGCCACGAGCAGCTCGCGCTGCCGCGGGTGCGCGTCGAGCAATGCCACGGTGTGCGAGATGAGGTTGCCGGTGGTGTCGTTGCCGCCGGCGACGATGACAAAGCAGAAACCGAGGATGTCCCAGTCCGTGAGTCGCTCGCCGTCGATCTGAGCCTCGGCCAGGGCTGAGACGAGG
This Dietzia psychralcaliphila DNA region includes the following protein-coding sequences:
- a CDS encoding ABC transporter substrate-binding protein; protein product: MTRATSALAVLAATTLALTACGGGDTQSTGSASGATAPDQSERCTEDRVGGTITVGEYAMLPTFAPGQGMFGVRGAAESAAVYDRLMRWNPEAEEFEPKLAESLESNDDNTVWTLTLRDGVTFSNGDPLTAEDVAFTIDLHKDPATRSNAMTDAMQVEQTRVVDPLTVEFTLAESWAGFPILLAGAAGEVIPEAAYEATGPEDWARDPIGAGAFTVASYTPDQEVVLEPNPDYYGGPVCPTLRFIRIPGSQGTYEAFQTGELQVGFLRGAKTVTAAQDEGEQGFEVITSAGSIVNLNAGAAGYDGVLTDERARRAFAHALDRDLIDQRLTGGLGQPTAALIAESSRFFDGLEGPQFDVEQARTLVDEVKADRPEWDGSLTLLVADSPENMETGVAIKALLDAAGFDVTIQSAPVAQVVARQFTSDFEAVVGGLSPSDADPASTFASAMTPGGSLNLSGVDDPELTAAVTAFKAAPDLESQKEALDALQEVYNRVVPFAVIANAEEYVVVDGSVRGVAPTLFSTMMFDGAYVKQ
- a CDS encoding amidase; translated protein: MNDTPTPPRRDALALAADVRSGSTDPAEVLEQAIGRIESLDPALNAIVSTRFDEARAEVAAGLPDGPLRGVPIAIKNLGTDVAGQPATDGSRLFADVVATVDSAVVRRYKAAGMVVLGTTNVPELGKTTTTESLLYGPCRNPWDTSRSTGGSSGGSAAAVASGMVPVAHATDGGGSIRIPAAMCGLVGLKPSRGRVPTWPHPAALAAPISYHHAVTTSVRDSAALLDAVAGHVPGDAYGAPTPQRPFVEEVGIDPGVLRIGVMRTAPGPFPTDPECSAAVDRTASHLSGLGHQLTEVELGIDVIESMTALGDIMGASLRASVEDRLAALGRELREGDLEPWTLAILDNAGSLTAPRVARALQTAQRTGWRIAELFHDAGVDALLLPTMPATTPELGFLDVTDPGSMWTRSSTFSAATSMFNLSGQPAISLPAGTDARGMPVGVQLVADYAREDILLRLSGQLEAAAPWPTVAPGFTGW
- a CDS encoding SDR family NAD(P)-dependent oxidoreductase; the protein is MTDTTAQNTENAGAENAGAVTSNPVTSTPVTPNPVAAAEPGAARENRLAGKVAIVTGGGQGVGRGIALGLAESGASVLLVGRKLRKLEKVAEEIHAAGGTADTLSADIITDGAPETIIATAVERFGGVDILINNANMAMPLPLSDYPDDDFRKAFEGGPRVSLSLMKLARPEMAKRGGGTIINLVTAAAVRWDAANYGVYSAVKEAVRALTRAAAYEWAAEGIRALNVAPHAHSPGLDWWMENNPEEAEEFVASIPAGRVGDPLEDIGRPVAWLCSSEASYLSGATIPLDGGQSRWG
- a CDS encoding sulfite exporter TauE/SafE family protein, which codes for MELTVIAVLCVAAASVVGGATGFGTSLLATPLMLMAGIGLAETVVVNLVVALVTRVGVTVQLRDHINWRRVAVLGLASVPGAWLGVQTVNLLPEEHLKPAAGAITVLCGVAMALPAARSPRPPSTIATALTGAISGYFSTTTSLNGPPVVLLLSRARLPPMGFIADLAGYFVITSLVSLALLWSGTEIDVHALLPMIVSCTVVGVLANQLGIGIAMRLPTHVFRSAVISLVVIAGLVTFATA
- a CDS encoding nuclear transport factor 2 family protein, with the translated sequence MTTNDRRDDVDAIKSLKYRYLRCVDLRLWDELAGTLAPEVSASYGKRLSYTGRDEVVAGLKGQMTDDVITEHQAHHPEIEVDGDTATGRWYLQDRVIVPAFDTMIFGSAFYEDTYARQDGRWVITSTGYKRTYEAMINLKDVPSFQLTDNHLAPAGGQ
- a CDS encoding TetR/AcrR family transcriptional regulator; translated protein: MESENRSDDDEDGLPGPPPPDSAPTRAPGADSARAHGAARARPTGRDEVRSAVLREARRLLSERGPHVPLRDIADAADVNLGLIHRHVGRKDALLTTVMQEAVRLGAARLEHLDDAGEAVRGMLLGSTAHPEISRLLAWLALDSEAAFPPMVDPAERPAAALRRMTSPPPAGDVELLLIFTAVYAWPVLRGALLDTLDIPADRREDIDEQLADLLARVVTGQG
- a CDS encoding DUF6544 family protein, translated to MLTALRWIVVVVLVGHGLLHLPGAAKGFGWAEIAQLTQPIGPAGAALWLLAALLVLATAATLAVGARTWWWVLAAVAAVVSQAAIVTSWSDARAGTAVTVLLVIVAGYGFLAEGPTSFHAQWRDQATSAVRGQQADPPVLTEADLEVLPGPLATYVRRTGAVGMPRVVNVHAELRGRIRSGPESEWMPFTGEQFNTYGPRPQRVFLIDATRAGLPVTVLHSYADTAATMRGRLLSLVTVLDSAGPEMDRGETVTVFNDLVLLAPGALVDAPVEWTEVDRNRVRGVFTTGDQSVTADVIFDDSGDLVDFHSEDRLRASGDGSSFARQPWSTPMFGRRDFHGVRLPSVGEARWLDPETGEWFTYIELEFTDVAYNVQEADLG
- a CDS encoding DUF4389 domain-containing protein; this translates as MLVAGVLLAAFGLGLTATGAALMVAEASQRDGRYAYTDTDRVQTVGHAITTTPLTVHVDEGVSVGTFSLDDLISLQLRATSVVPDQDVFIGIADAADVSAYLSDVPHAVFGDDPWDTGYSVDNPMAWGSGADDDTVFDDTVLDEVPGTRAPEPPAEQDFWTQSATGSDQQTITVELQSGDWVVVVMNADGTRPVWVDVQVGAHTELFGLANPGALVSGIVALVLGLPLILLGAAGLGRDIDRGPGVGVPGAAAGPDPLRLSGHLDPGVSRAMWLIKWALAIPHYIVMALLWFGLVVTTIASGFAILFTGRYPRSWFMFSVGVLRWNWRVGFYAYSALGTDRYPPFSLAPADYPAGLDVAYPGQLSRGLVLVKWWLLVIPHLFIVGILTGGGAALSSASEDGDAGWNFSLVGLLVLIAAIGLLFTGRYLPGLFNLIVGLNRWVYRVGSYVLLLRDEYPPFRLDQGPEEPVEPEPGDAGSAMGRGETPPEQPTAGERPRS